A region of the Littorina saxatilis isolate snail1 linkage group LG12, US_GU_Lsax_2.0, whole genome shotgun sequence genome:
CAACAGCCAGATTGACAACATGGTTTCAAGAGCTTGCAGTCTCTTATCCACAGTGAAAACTTCTGGTAGCCCAGCAATGTGGTAAACAAAGCACCATTGACCCCCTGATTCAAAACAACCAACTCAGACAACTTAATCATTTAAACCACATCAAACTCAGTCATCACACTTTCACTTTTCATCAAAGATTACACTTTCTAAACTTGCAAGTCTCTGATGAATCAATCAAGGAATAAGCACAACATACCTCTCAAGATAACACAAGTTCTTTCCTTGCATACAACAGACTTGagaacaagacacacacactttaactTAACCTAATGGCAAACATGTGTACTTCAGAAATAGACTACTGAAATGACCAAGAGTAAAAGTAACACCTCAAAACAGAAGAACATCGGACAACTCTCAACTAAAGAACGTTGGGTCAGTATTTGTGCACACAGaatacaaagagaaaaaaagccaACACAGTATTTTCATGACACTGACAGTTTATTTCCAGTTTCACTACATGCTGATGCACAAGATGATTAACATATTTTTCGGACACGTTccacatacaaacatactgaCACAAATTTAAACTATTCGATAAAATGacctatttttcttctttttatatgaGGAAACACTATGTTGTCACATCTTGGTCTTGCCTACAAGTAGAAGCAACTAACTTTTCATTCAGGTCAACTTcatttaaattttaatcgttTATTCATAGATTATCCAATCTCCTTCCCCCACCAAATATTACACAGCCAAACACAGCTAAACATTTTCCAGAGCAACAAGATGATCCCTGACAAACTGTGTCTGCAGAATCAGAATTTGAGGTAACCGATTCATATAAAGAAAGCAATGCACCATATCATCACCAGTAACCTTAAGACTTGTTCAACATCAGAAAATTGTCATGGATTGAGCAAGCGTCCAGCAGATAACTCTGCAAAGCACCCATTTAATTTAAACGTATGACTGGGACAGAATTAAGTCCCATTTAAATAATTCAAGCATTTGCCACAGGCAAACCTGATAAGGATATCAAACTAGGCTCCAACTGCCCTGAATTTCAATTTATGGTTCCTCACACAAAGTTTTCGTCCAGAGACAtcaataatattaataattcaCATCACATTCAGAATCTATTTTCATTTAACACAAATTTATACTTATAGCAGATCTATTCATCCACTTGCAGATCAAAAGCATGAAGACGTAGAAACATACATACAGTGATACACGCATCCTTCCCTTAACAGAATCACACAAGAAAACAGTGACAAGTCACAGATATCGGAAAAAGCCCTGAGGGGGTGAGTGACATTATTTTCCACCTAACTTCACGAAAAACTTACATTCATTGATGATTCAATGATTCTGTCAAAACAGTCGATACTAATCTTTTGCAACAACATGCCCATCTTTTCCGCCAATCCCCAGTGTATTTGAAATactaaaagtaaaactaaaTAAGGCGTAAGTAACAATGAAATCATCATTGATAAGTTATTAAAATTCAGAGCTCATCAAAAGTACAATAAATTATGCGACTGTCCGTTCCAATGAGAAAACATCTCCAATTCTCCAGAAGAGCAGAGTGCCATGAATTCCACAATGATACCGTTTGCCAGTCAGCtcaaacatgcacatacattcaAACGGTATTTTTGCCTATACCAGTTTACCACTACCGGGATGACCCTAAAACCATGTTGAACAAGCTGGTCTAAAGTTGTAGTTGTAGTCATGGAGAAAACAGTAATAATATCAAtatggtgtgtgcatgtttttgtttaGTGAGCACAAAGACAAACCTAAACTAATTTTTATAATATGAGGTTGCTTGTCAAGTTTTTATCAGTGATTTTGTCTTTTATAAGTCGAACAGAACATCAACTAGAGCAAAGTTTAGTTTTACTTTTAGCAGTGATAGTACTAATACTCATTAGcggcacacatacaaacaatcagTGTGTATGCTTACAACCACTGGAAAACCTCTTACTATTTTGATGACCACACAGAAGGCTAAATAGTAAATTATGACAAACACAGAACAATGGAATCCATACCACTATTAGTATTAACTTATTAGGTGTATGAAAATATGACACTAAAGGCTAGAGTACTCAATTCTTGATACTGTGGATTGATGTTTTAAGTTATAACTGTAAAACTAGGTGAATCAAGTTGCACAAGTGCatgtgagacagtgacaaaaggtcaggtgtcatgtctactgtcccgaatgacacacgattgctgacatttcaccattgccaaaagaataaacaaataagaaataggtagaaaatgaatgtgaacactgactttgattgttgatcagtattttctatgccactaacaaataatctacttacacatagctgtttggcaaatgtatgttgcatgggacacactgacatgaaagtggaagatgtttttccctctagagaaactacatatcaagttacactttttgtgctcttccattccagttggcaatcaattgttaacgcatgttattagaaaaaatagaacgaaaacagattagatagaatgaaaaatgtactggtgatgtcatttgggacatactgacatgaaaacgtcaccttttgtcattgtctcatttATGTTTTGATCACACAATGAACCACATGAAATGATGTTCCGGTTGTCCTAAcaataacttctttttttttttttaccatcttTAGGCATATCAAGAAGTATATATACCCAGTAACAGGAAGCATGAAAACTGAAACCATCCTTCTTGTTCAGTTGCCAGAAGTACATTTCAACAGTTCAAGCAGAATCCGTAATACTATTACTTCACACTAGTTTATAAATGACTTACCAAAACTGTAAGTTGTAACAAGGCTATGACACCTGATCCTGAGCAGTATCTGTGAGTATTTATATTAATTAAAGTCTCCAACCTAGAAATACATTTATTTCACCAACCACGGATATGATTACTATATTTCTGAATTGAAATAAACCCTCCTCACTCAACAAACCAGTCATCTAAAATAAACGCTCCTCCAAGTGCTCATGtcaacacacaagcaaactCCAAAGAAAGCAATTAAACAAACCTGTTAGTGTGAGTCCATACCTTTTCTGAACATGACAGATGACACAGGAGCATGAATCTCTTGCATGCTGAATCCAAAGCCAtaattttatataaaaaaaaaatgtgatcaCCTATTCAACTTAAAGTGGGTCAGGTCTGTAGTACGCAAAGCATTTAAAGGTGCCTTCCTTCTCAAAGGAGAAAACACAAGCATACAAGCTTTATAAAAGAAAACGATGCCATTTACACACCTTTTGTACCAAGTGTACACATCTGAAGAACGACCACTGACACAGGCGATATAATTTTGCAAAACGAATGTCAAAAAAATTCCCAACCAGCACAGAAAACAACTAGCTGATGAGTGTTGGTATGAGGGGGGTCTAAGTGGGAGGATGCTCTGTGCATGTGTGGAACTGAAAGCCTAAACAGATCTGCAAGGGCAACGGCTAACAAtaacatgatggtttacacaggaaggaagaAGTCTTTTACTTCAGGTAAACCTGGTACATGGAATTCTTATGCTTACTCCTTTCCCAGGGTCcacactggtttttagaaacaaaattccatgacttttccatgagcctcaaaaacattttccatgactagatccacaggtcgccatttccgaacacgcaaactttttacgtcttgtcactgccagttttgacactggcttgctttgcactgaatttgagtcagtttctacgcagtgtctcttcgacaagcaagtcaagccatgatttgctacgcagtcagattatcggtaatgtttgctggtcaaagtactttatcgatgcaaacaaaagcagaaaacttcgacgaaaccgactcaaatgcagcgcagacgacacgacgagataacggaaggaagtgagcctcactttggctcaagtgccgttaaaaataccgttattctcgtatgcaaatacgaacgagaagttggtcatacgaacaagccttgtgctggcgacgcaaatcgctgctggctgggcaacgaaaatcgccgctggcgtgctaaaggttaatttttctttcttatttttgttaaattccatgactttccatgacttgaattgaaattccatgactttccaggcctggaaaattaaaaatcaaattccatgactttccaggttttccatgacctgtacgaaccctgcttTTCACAAAAAtctgaataaaaaaagaaaatatggCTTTGGATTCAGTATGGAGACCTACAGCTACACACCAAGCGAGTCACAATCTGAGGAAGAATCACACCTGGTAAGCGGTCACAAGACCTGTTTGTTGTGTAGctcttttagttttacaatTGCAATGGTACATACGTTCAATACGCCACATGCTTCTCTTTTAGTATTCCTCTTGACTGGTCGAGAGGTGATGGAGAAATGTTAGTTGTTACACTTCAAGTTAACCAAGCCTTCAACTGTTCAGTTGATGatacactaaaaaaaaaaaaaagaggtaaattATAAGTAATTTGAACAGAAAACACCCACAATCAAGCCAATTCTGACTTGCTTCTGTCCTGCTATTTCAGTTATCATTTGCACCAGTGGCAGGCTAAAATCTTCATCAGATAGTGACTCTTTCATGAGCACATAAAGAAGAGAAAAAGCAAAGGAATGTTCAATTTTTCCTACCTCTGACACCCGAAGCACCTGGTTGTGATGATGTGGACGGACCATAATGCTGAGCAGAAGCCATGTCTTGTGAACCAGGAACGTAGGTTGCTGAAGCGGAGGGATGAAGTGAGATGGGGTACAAGGAAGCGTCAGGCATATTATCAGTAGATGAAGCTGCAACACAATAATTAAAATTTGTCAATGAAAAGACCACTTCTTCCTTAGATGTCTGACAGTGGCACTGGCACAGAAGCAGATAAATACAATTAGTTTCACAGTCTCTACAAGTTGTACAACACTCAAGTCTGACAATTAATATGAATTATGCAAAcattattttaaaagaaataaagtcttaaACTAAGTTAAAGACCTTTCTTAAACGTGTTGAAACTAAGTCTGAAAATAAAATTTACAAACAGTGCCACGGTCTAGGGATCCACTTTATGAGTATGACATCTCGGCTCTTCATTTGGTACTTCTTTGTCTGCAGTGGAGTTCTCATCAACCCAAATGGTAGTGTGGCTATCCCTGTGGCCTGCACCATAGTTTGGGTATTGCAAAATTATTTTACTTTATAGCTCCAACTTGTCATATTGAGTTTATTAACAATTGTATTGACACTCTACCAGCTAACTTTGCAAATTCCAGATCATAAGCATAACTCCAATAAGATCTGTACTTTTTCTCAGCCAAAGAATATCTCTACATTGTGGCTTACCTCTTCGATTTGTGCCCCTGCCAAACTGCCCTGTGGAATTTTCGAACTGGCAGGATGACTGCTCTCCTTCCATATACTCTTCTTTAATAAAAGTCACTTCCAAGTCCCCATCACTGTCATCTCCCCTGTCAGGCAGGTCTGAGTTACTGTGATCATCAACACGCTCTAAAACACTGCCAGCAAGATTCACTCCAAGGTCTCCTGCACCGTCCCCGCTAATGCCAGCAGTCTGAGGCAACACTGTGCCCGAGGAGTTCTCACCCCGCAACTCACTCACAGAGGGTTTTCTATCGATGGGACTAGTCCGCCCAGTCCGTCCATGGGGAGACTGAGAGTGGGAGAGGAAATGGGAAACTGGACTTGGGCTGGATCGCATGTGAGAGGATTTGGCTGACCGAATATCACTGTTCAGATCATCTGATGCTTTCCTCTTAGACGTATTTGAAATAGGCCTGGATTGGACCATGTCAGCAGCATCTTTGGCACTGGAGGTAGAGTCTAGAGGGAATTTCTCATGTGATCTTGACAAAGCAGTACTTATGCTTGATATTGCTGAGGACACTCTGCTCCTTTCACCATTGTCTGTTGAATTCGAACGATGTGCACCTGTACTCCCTGATGATTCACTTTCtgaatcttttcctttgtccTGTTTTTGGTTTTGAGCATGAAAACTGTTGCTGATGAACAAAGTGGAATTCTCCTCATTTTTGCACACTTTTTCCTCTAATACATAGTGCAGTTTAGATCCCTTGTCCACATTTAGGTTAATATAACCTAAGATTTCAACacctgtgtgaaaatccaggaAACCATGGCACAAGGTCTGCACAGATTTGGTCAGTGCAGAAATAAACTTGGCAGCAGCTTCATCATCCAGTTTCTCCATCGTCTTCCTTTATATTATAATGTCAGCTTCATCTGGAAACAATATTAATGGAAAAAAACAATTAGATCAGGATTGGAAATTTATATCAGGGATTACGGCTAGCCTAAatacagggcctagcattggaaaaagtgagttcagcttacaaaggcgggggtctgggggccgcaggaGGCCCCCAGTGGGCTCCAGGGGCAAAGCCTCTGGTGGGGGTGAAGATTTTTTGGAGAtttttttacctaaaatgaccccccccccccccccaagaagattgagcaactaaattatgccatAGTTCATGGTCCATAGTCCGTATCGGCACATTACTTCTTCTGACTTGCCTTCCGCCTTCGGAATGAAATCCAGCCATTCCCACTTtcaggaatacctggattcttcttcttctttccaaTGATGCCCACGATCATGATAATGatctttgtcactgaatggctgaccacgttcaacaatgtcgcttcgagacattaatttaaaaattttagtagtaaattttcatttgattaatatacttacccaactcacatatagcaattaaccctagttcagtgctggttacgctgtacgcgtccccttggtaaccaagggagaccactctaaaaaagagagtgacctatcccataatgccagactaaccACTAgcctgacttccgtatgcgcgcgcatacaccaccatcttatcattccaaaacgaagcccaactcacttcttttttagacccccataccaccacagcggggaggcgggagggaataaacgatgtgagttgggtaagtatattaatcaaatgaaaatttactactaaaatttttaattaaattacatatcttacccaactcacatatagcagattgctatcATAGGAGGAGGGTACTCACCAAATCAACCCACAATAAACCGCCCTGCAGCCACCAAAGAGGGCCAAGCAGAGTGGGAATCTAGTGGAATTATGATATTAGGACCTGTCCCGCGGCTACCATAACAGATAGCGCGGAAATGTCGCCCTGTCTCAAGACACCTCTGAGGAAGAAGTTTCTAAAAAACCACCTCAGACCGCCAGTAAGCCTACTCCAGTCTTCAGCCTAAATGACCTGACCGGAGGACTGTCAAAGAGGAGGCCCATGCCCTTGCCTCATACGTCACAGCTACAGAGAGAGGCAAAACTGCCCTAACAACCCCAGACTATGTTTATCAGCAGGTAAAAAACCTGTCTGATCAAACTGGAGAAACCCTTGGTTCAAATTAAATTCACAATATCCTTACACCTTGCTGTGTTAAGTGATATCCTAAAAGATTCTGGCCTCCTGAACCAAGCCAACATCTTGCCAGTATCTAGCCTACAGCTACAATGGCTGGCAGAACCGAAAGATCTGAACTGCCGGGCACCAGAAACATCCCGTAGGTAAACATTTTAAAAGGCATTTCCTGATGTCCAGTAAACGTGTACTATAATAGCGGGTACCTAAAACATCCCGCCATTAGAACCTCATGCCCAAGTACTCGCACGTTCAATGAGCTGCATTAATGACCTATGTAAGTCTCTCGGACTTGAGAACAGGTAAAGAAGAGGCCCACACTCTGACTTCTTGAGTCCGTGCTGCCTGAAGAAGGAAGACTGAttgcccc
Encoded here:
- the LOC138981714 gene encoding zinc finger E-box-binding homeobox 2-like isoform X11, which codes for MEKLDDEAAAKFISALTKSVQTLCHGFLDFHTGVEILGYINLNVDKGSKLHYVLEEKVCKNEENSTLFISNSFHAQNQKQDKGKDSESESSGSTGAHRSNSTDNGERSRVSSAISSISTALSRSHEKFPLDSTSSAKDAADMVQSRPISNTSKRKASDDLNSDIRSAKSSHMRSSPSPVSHFLSHSQSPHGRTGRTSPIDRKPSVSELRGENSSGTVLPQTAGISGDGAGDLGVNLAGSVLERVDDHSNSDLPDRGDDSDGDLEVTFIKEEYMEGEQSSCQFENSTGQFGRGTNRRASSTDNMPDASLYPISLHPSASATYVPGSQDMASAQHYGPSTSSQPGASGVRGRTLSGPSRPPDLTSDLDLDLHYPAYLAQGHQSPRAATSPRSRTEPGPRARAPRRNLPGTPTGHLPCDQCGATFATSRGLKLHRDFSHFNRAPYSCPICGRGFTMRGHYVGHMNMHNKVKAFQCQKCPKAFAHKSSLRYHVRNSDCGKCFEVVSVKNELPEPPKREKSF
- the LOC138981714 gene encoding dentin sialophosphoprotein-like isoform X21, whose amino-acid sequence is MEKLDDEAAAKFISALTKSVQTLCHGFLDFHTGVEILGYINLNVDKGSKLHYVLEEKVCKNEENSTLFISNSFHAQNQKQDKGKDSESESSGSTGAHRSNSTDNGERSRVSSAISSISTALSRSHEKFPLDSTSSAKDAADMVQSRPISNTSKRKASDDLNSDIRSAKSSHMRSSPSPVSHFLSHSQSPHGRTGRTSPIDRKPSVSELRGENSSGTVLPQTAGISGDGAGDLGVNLAGSVLERVDDHSNSDLPDRGDDSDGDLEVTFIKEEYMEGEQSSCQFENSTGQFGRGTNRRASSTDNMPDASLYPISLHPSASATYVPGSQDMASAQHYGPSTSSQPGASGVRGTQGQQGAPRQLRHNSLTGFRVGEASFTPPLAHHAHPTVAHHVAGFPVLDLSIKSEPRDPAFFMFNCEQRRKKNSLLPTVNDGDPPEQTRLKAKEKSKLYRQKQKIHRLTDSTYDTVFRHQVAERKRRQRMREKINKYKVYGSGFNI
- the LOC138981714 gene encoding dentin sialophosphoprotein-like isoform X28; this translates as MEKLDDEAAAKFISALTKSVQTLCHGFLDFHTGVEILGYINLNVDKGSKLHYVLEEKVCKNEENSTLFISNSFHAQNQKQDKGKDSESESSGSTGAHRSNSTDNGERSRVSSAISSISTALSRSHEKFPLDSTSSAKDAADMVQSRPISNTSKRKASDDLNSDIRSAKSSHMRSSPSPVSHFLSHSQSPHGRTGRTSPIDRKPSVSELRGENSSGTVLPQTAGISGDGAGDLGVNLAGSVLERVDDHSNSDLPDRGDDSDGDLEVTFIKEEYMEGEQSSCQFENSTGQFGRGTNRRASSTDNMPDASLYPISLHPSASATYVPGSQDMASAQHYGPSTSSQPGASGVRDSLYFWGLEASSGKRAQEMNLGFTSKGSKNSQSEGHDFFRPKLKHYQCNQCDYSNNRLFNFTRHMRRHTGEMFECELCGVRYNCKYMMTKHNRNVHPQLAIDVDASVNDSL
- the LOC138981714 gene encoding uncharacterized protein isoform X4: MEKLDDEAAAKFISALTKSVQTLCHGFLDFHTGVEILGYINLNVDKGSKLHYVLEEKVCKNEENSTLFISNSFHAQNQKQDKGKDSESESSGSTGAHRSNSTDNGERSRVSSAISSISTALSRSHEKFPLDSTSSAKDAADMVQSRPISNTSKRKASDDLNSDIRSAKSSHMRSSPSPVSHFLSHSQSPHGRTGRTSPIDRKPSVSELRGENSSGTVLPQTAGISGDGAGDLGVNLAGSVLERVDDHSNSDLPDRGDDSDGDLEVTFIKEEYMEGEQSSCQFENSTGQFGRGTNRRASSTDNMPDASLYPISLHPSASATYVPGSQDMASAQHYGPSTSSQPGASGVRGGGHQGRGMRTSLQHMMSLESNRGAFPGVVHQGSALSCGGALVQGQSMEGMSTAGVQQHSRSLSHTLKLKAASISADPYGRLVNLYSCQWCSALFKTSHGLKGHISKVHGDNPNFRCAVCGQGFVMKSHYEGHMNMHFNVKAFECPNCPRKFAYKSSLKHHMKLCGLKAARQGPRLGDRGEASSADD
- the LOC138981714 gene encoding dentin sialophosphoprotein-like isoform X27, translating into MEKLDDEAAAKFISALTKSVQTLCHGFLDFHTGVEILGYINLNVDKGSKLHYVLEEKVCKNEENSTLFISNSFHAQNQKQDKGKDSESESSGSTGAHRSNSTDNGERSRVSSAISSISTALSRSHEKFPLDSTSSAKDAADMVQSRPISNTSKRKASDDLNSDIRSAKSSHMRSSPSPVSHFLSHSQSPHGRTGRTSPIDRKPSVSELRGENSSGTVLPQTAGISGDGAGDLGVNLAGSVLERVDDHSNSDLPDRGDDSDGDLEVTFIKEEYMEGEQSSCQFENSTGQFGRGTNRRASSTDNMPDASLYPISLHPSASATYVPGSQDMASAQHYGPSTSSQPGASGVRESDTFGPLGNPREMPTSAHASRYHSAFCRESLSTPLKTGSQQSHSTNCHPHTSYTGERPDVGTSSFEPQNKSWSCQKCSARRWSSRARHENLFAAHDVTGKQPGGVSWSSASR
- the LOC138981714 gene encoding zinc finger E-box-binding homeobox 2-like isoform X18 — translated: MEKLDDEAAAKFISALTKSVQTLCHGFLDFHTGVEILGYINLNVDKGSKLHYVLEEKVCKNEENSTLFISNSFHAQNQKQDKGKDSESESSGSTGAHRSNSTDNGERSRVSSAISSISTALSRSHEKFPLDSTSSAKDAADMVQSRPISNTSKRKASDDLNSDIRSAKSSHMRSSPSPVSHFLSHSQSPHGRTGRTSPIDRKPSVSELRGENSSGTVLPQTAGISGDGAGDLGVNLAGSVLERVDDHSNSDLPDRGDDSDGDLEVTFIKEEYMEGEQSSCQFENSTGQFGRGTNRRASSTDNMPDASLYPISLHPSASATYVPGSQDMASAQHYGPSTSSQPGASGVRGMAAVDKHFSPSWNAAQQSASLVTSRSSTFSTEEQHPVLKTRGSCEQFHDPSATTTFIQRVDTELGKAWNCTVCNQVVKSLSGITRHVRQRHINSPAYRCEICGIGLMSWSHYTGHMSSHSGVKNYECPQCAKRYFYKSDLSRHRKKCARVSLS
- the LOC138981714 gene encoding uncharacterized protein isoform X25 — protein: MEKLDDEAAAKFISALTKSVQTLCHGFLDFHTGVEILGYINLNVDKGSKLHYVLEEKVCKNEENSTLFISNSFHAQNQKQDKGKDSESESSGSTGAHRSNSTDNGERSRVSSAISSISTALSRSHEKFPLDSTSSAKDAADMVQSRPISNTSKRKASDDLNSDIRSAKSSHMRSSPSPVSHFLSHSQSPHGRTGRTSPIDRKPSVSELRGENSSGTVLPQTAGISGDGAGDLGVNLAGSVLERVDDHSNSDLPDRGDDSDGDLEVTFIKEEYMEGEQSSCQFENSTGQFGRGTNRRASSTDNMPDASLYPISLHPSASATYVPGSQDMASAQHYGPSTSSQPGASGVRGAGCSESLHLAPAQPHFVQGQLCTRENKTLEEFVVRVEAQDSCSLMWACRACQRWFRTKTGLHRHVRKLHMDDPKFRCRQCGHGFMTREHFTGHMNMHTGVQGFQCPHCPQRYTYRGDLYRHKKKCTGSGMANTAS